A region from the Acipenser ruthenus chromosome 13, fAciRut3.2 maternal haplotype, whole genome shotgun sequence genome encodes:
- the LOC117417818 gene encoding meiosis regulator and mRNA stability factor 1-like isoform X7, producing the protein MCNGCGIPGTAADGLLLLGTSLGKSSQKYGSPDSENSPPVGVFWDIENCSVPSGRSAMAVVQRIRERFFKGHREAEFICVCDISKENKEVIQELNNCQVTVAHINATAKNAADDKLRQSLRRFADTHAAPATIVLVSSDVNFACELSDLRHRHGFQVILIHKNQTSDALLQHANRHVTFEELVSDLPPRVPGKTHPCHSLLYVYNLPSHRDSKTVTYRLRRLSDNCGGKVLSISSGSAVLRFSSQDAAERARKRMENEDVFGNKISVSFTARGKQGSRGEEMTAKGPLSSSSSSQAVEEPRSPKNARCTARLCQSIRDPVSEQTFSPRKGARAINGSAVKNSVQVKSLQEMCTMESKPKLNCAPDKKSQNETPSPQSSDETTCITSTASKSVGIGESPYRGRRRDSLTPRNVTDSPDEKAEKTSSDFHISTPSAFIKLNLQRTMSPLILSQGSWSSRSRSGSPCLSNRSSPLTTPTRNHSPCPEATQGPFANGVDIQVANLDYRLSRKDLQQLLHDTFSKHGRVKSVKLSPHIDYQLRATVQFGTLQEAIGAVSGLHRHKVCGKRIRVSLVTGNNNKTLSPLSSEIITILQDAPACCLPLLKFTEIYEKKFGHKLGVSDLYKLTDIVAVRDQGNRRLVCLFHSSQARQSPLGSSQSQDGLSATCSPVVFEELEYHEPICKQHSIHHDFSESEFDPDSYKIPFVLLPMKVFAAQVHGLLQTHEGTVPLLSFPECYASQFGRLKLVEEGEGGVPLEHLVTCIPGINIVTAQNGVKIVQWIHNKPPPPNAADPWVQCCKSQVGNPRLIQFSREVVDLMKNQPCCIIPVSKFMATYHHHFAKQCRVSDYGCSQLLELLEAVPHVLQILGMGSKLLLTLTHQAHVKRFTQDLLKLLNSQASKQIVIRDFLQAYRWCFSKDWDVTEYGVCELPDLLGEIPDTTVCVTEEDGDMVISIPKRERTREEVERTKQFAKEVVDLVFHQPHFCMPFNKFIPSYHHHFGRQCRLTYYGFSKLIELFEAIPEVLLVLECGEETILTLTEEEKVKALAAQFVKLLRSQTDNSILMSDLLAEYGKTFGYGMRLQDYDVVSVPTLLQKLCHVVKMVDSPAGRAIQLINRKSLRSLTTQLLVLFMSQDNFSSHLCVDQLLTQYEAVHGPPLNPCEYGFVSVSELLKSLPYLVEVFVSEEDDVQKDYVRLTRLYQFACSVRALLHTYHYQQIFLSEFPSAFSKYTGKGLQHRAYGYSTVEELLGAIPQVVWIKGHGQKKIIVLKNDMKGSSHTDPELLCLSGGSPVDLLCGPVPSCLPSPQLHPDPVLLELADLIQFEERPRNNIVTQDTPTSENKTPDDSNGPRGVSLTSQVQKPSSTILSPVNKPPPPCTLNRAVTESSVMKTSRNKVKLAANFSFAPVT; encoded by the exons ATGTGCAATGGCTGTGGTATCCCAGGCACTGCAGCTGATGGCTTGTTGCTTCTTGGAACAAGCCTTGGCAAATCATCTCAGAAATATG GCTCTCCTGACAGTGAGAATTCGCCCCCTGTTGGTGTATTCTGGGATATTGAGAATTGCTCCGTGCCAAGTGGGCGCTCTGCAATGGCAGTGGTGCAGAGAATCCGGGAGCGATTCTTCAAGGGCCACCGTGAAGCTGAGTTCATCTGCGTGTGTGACATCAGCAAGGAGAACAAAGAGGTCATCCAGGAGCTCAACAACTGTCAG GTGACGGTTGCCCACATCAATGCCACTGCCAAGAATGCTGCTGATGACAAGCTGAGACAGAGCTTGCGACGATTTGCTGACACACACGCTGCTCCGGCCACCATAGTGCTGGTTTCAT ctGATGTCAATTTCGCATGTGAGCTGAGTGATCTCCGACACAGACATGGGTTTCAGGTTATCCTCATACACAAAAACCAGACCTCTGATGCTCTCCTGCAGCATGCAAATCGCCACGTCACTTTTGAGGAACTTGTCTCTGACTTGCCACCCAGAGTACCAGGAAAAACCCAT CCCTGTCACAGCCTGCTGTATGTCTACAACCTCCCCTCCCACCGGGATTCGAAGACTGTCACCTACAGGCTGCGCCGCCTGTCCGATAACTGCGGGGGGAAGGTGCTGAGCATCTCCTCGGGCAGCGCTGTCTTGCGTTTCAGCAGCCAGGATGCAGCAGAGCGGGCCCGTAAGCGCATGGAGAACGAGGACGTCTTCGGGAACAAGATCAGCGTCTCGTTTACTGCCAGGGGCAAACAGGGGTCACGGGGGGAGGAGATGACAGCTAAAGGTCCCCTctcctcatcctcttcctccCAGGCTGTGGAGGAACCCAGATCCCCTAAGAATGCAAGATGTACTGCCAGGCTGTGCCAGAGCATCAGAGACCCTGTGAGTGAGCAGACCTTCAGCCCCAGGAAGGGGGCTCGGGCCATCAACGGCTCAGCAGTGAAGAACAGCGTTCAGGTCAAAAGCCTGCAG GAGATGTGCACCATGGAATCAAAGCCCAAACTGAATTGTGCCCCTGACAAGAAAAGCCAAAATGAGACCCCCTCCCCACAGAGCAGTGATGAAACcacttgcatcacctctacaGCCAGCAAGAGTGTGGGCATTGGGGAGTCCCCTTATAGGGGCCGGAG GAGAGACTCTCTGACTCCTCGCAATGTGACAGACTCGCCTGATGAGAAAGCTGAGAAGACTTCCAGTGACTTTCACATCAGCACCCCTTCAGCCTTTATCAAGCTGAACCTGCAAAGAACAATGAGCCCCCTCATCCTTTCTCAAGGTTCCTGGTCATCCCG CTCCAGGAGTGGATCCCCCTGCCTTTCTAATCGTTCCTCTCCGCTGACGACGCCAACCCGAAATCACAGCCCCTGCCCAGAAGCCACCCAAGGCCCCTTTGCAAATGGAGTGGACATTCAAGTGGCAAACTTGGATTACAGACTGTCCCGGAAGGACCTGCAGCAGCTCCTGCACGACACTTTCTCGAAGCATGGCAGG GTGAAGAGTGTGAAGCTAAGTCCTCACATAGACTACCAGCTGAGGGCCACAGTGCAGTTTGGTACTTTGCAGGAAGCTATTGGTGCAGTGAGCGGGCTGCACCGCCACAAGGTTTGTGGCAAACGTATTCGGGTCTCCCTGGTCACTGGCAACAACAACAAGACTCTTTCCCCCCTCAG tTCTGAAATCATCACTATTCTGCAAGATGCCCCAGCCTGCTGCCTGCCCCTGCTTAAATTCACTGAAATTTATGAGAAAAA ATTTGGGCACAAGCTGGGTGTGTCTGACCTGTACAAGTTAACAGACATTGTGGCTGTGCGAGATCAGGGAAACCGCAGGTTAGTGTGCCTGTTTCACAGCAGTCAGGCACGACAAAGCCCACTAGGATCTTCACAGTCACAAGATGGTTTATCAGCCACCTGCAGCCCAGTGGTATTTGAGGAGCTTGAATACCATGAGCCAATCTGTAAGCAGCACAGCATCCACCATGATTTCAG TGAGAGTGAGTTTGATCCAGATTCCTATAAAATCCCCTTCGTTCTGTTGCCCATGAAGGTGTTTGCTGCCCAGGTGCATGGCCTGCTGCAGACACACGAGGGAACTGTCCCATTGCTCAG TTTCCCTGAGTGCTATGCGTCACAATTCGGCCGTCTCAAGCTGGTGGAGGAGGGGGAAGGAGGTGTCCCTCTAGAGCACCTCGTCACTTGCATCCCCGGCATCAACATTGTCACTGCTCAGAACGGTGTTAAGATAGTACAGTGGATCCACAACAAGCCACCTCCACCTAACGCAG CAGATCCATGGGTTCAGTGCTGCAAGAGTCAAGTTGGGAATCCCCGGCTGATCCAGTTCAGCAGGGAGGTGGTTGACCTGATGAAGAACCAGCCCTGCTGCATCATACCAGTCAGCAAGTTCATGGCCACCTACCACCACCACTTTGCCAAGCAGTGCCGCGTCTCTGACTACGGCTGCTCCCAACTGCTTGAGCTGCTAGAGGCCGTGCCCCACGTACTTCAG ATCCTCGGAATGGGTTCCAAGCTTCTGCTCACCCTGACGCACCAGGCCCATGTGAAGCGTTTCACCCAGGATCTCCTGAAGCTTCTTAATTCCCAGGCCAGCAAACAAATAGTCATCCGGGACTTTTTGCAGGCCTATCGCTG GTGTTTCTCCAAAGACTGGGATGTGACTGAATACGGGGTGTGTGAGCTGCCAGATTTATTAGGAGAAATTCCAGATACTACAGTCTGTGTAACTGAAGAAGACGGTGACATGGTTATCTCAATTCCTAAAAGAG AACGCACCCGGGAGGAGGTGGAGAGGACAAAACAGTTTGCCAAGGAGGTGGTGGACCTTGTTTTCCACCAGCCGCACTTCTGCATGCCCTTCAACAAGTTCATCCCTTCATACCACCACCACTTTGGCCGTCAGTGCAGGCTGACCTACTATGGGTTCAGCAAACTGATAGAGCTCTTTGAAGCCATCCCAGAGGTGCTGCTG GTGCTGGAGTGTGGAGAGGAGACGATCCTGACCCTGACGGAGGAGGAGAAGGTTAAAGCGCTGGCTGCTCAGTTTGTGAAGCTGCTCCGATCCCAGACGGACAACAGCATACTGATGAGTGACCTGCTGGCTGAGTATGGCAAGACCTTTGGCTATGGGATGAGGCTGCAGGACTATGATGTCGTTTCGGTGCCGACGCTGTTGCAGAAACTGTGTCATGTGGTAAAG ATGGTGGACTCTCCGGCTGGCCGGGCGATCCAGCTGATAAACAGAAAGTCTCTGCGTTCCCTCACTACCCAGCTGCTGGTGCTTTTCATGTCCCAGGACAACTTTTCAAGCCATCTCTGCGTTGACCAGCTCCTCACGCAGTATGAGGCAGTCCACGGCCCCCCTCTCAATCCCTGCGAGTACGGCTTTGTGTCTGTCAGTGAGCTGCTCAAAAGCCTGCCCTACCTTGTTGAG GTGTTTGTGAGTGAGGAAGACGATGTGCAGAAGGACTATGTGAGACTGACACGGCTCTACCAGTTTGCCTGCAGTGTCAGGGCCCTGCTGCACACCTACCACTACCAGCAGATCTTCCTAAGTGAATTTCCAAGTGCCTTCAGCAAGTACACAGGAAAGGGGCTGCAGCATCGCGCCTAtggttacagcacagtggaggaGCTTTTGGGAGCCATCCCACAG GTGGTCTGGATAAAAGGTCATGGACAGAAGAAGATAATTGTTCTGAAGAATGACATGAAAG GCTCCAGCCACACTGACCCAGAGCTGTTGTGTTTAAGTGGTG
- the LOC117417818 gene encoding meiosis regulator and mRNA stability factor 1-like isoform X4, translating into MKPSPGSGNSECFSSFEQKTPFTEKPKDYMENRKPVLELKDVPLPPHHASSKPFPAALPNPPSCFQSQQQEPRQMQQQQGAANPKVSACVCCEGSLRNQHTSHNNAGFVSNSFGGSGGGVSLHISKPLDPLNASSSDTITCQVGSVLHPPIPALQDVCSEIHGVRCEVQHPTVAASQSTGTHHHLPCCEGLLRQLHPFPTAHSGFGQSKFNSAGAFIAVPPHDGFLTCSRYYPCREEFIAGARAEQHLSRGDLATSTHLYTKPLHLNVEHTLCLKGTHYCGECLRKPVIAPVVDIAKVWPNIPPPPTQSVSIPIPMCNGCGIPGTAADGLLLLGTSLGKSSQKYGSPDSENSPPVGVFWDIENCSVPSGRSAMAVVQRIRERFFKGHREAEFICVCDISKENKEVIQELNNCQVTVAHINATAKNAADDKLRQSLRRFADTHAAPATIVLVSSDVNFACELSDLRHRHGFQVILIHKNQTSDALLQHANRHVTFEELVSDLPPRVPGKTHAVEEPRSPKNARCTARLCQSIRDPVSEQTFSPRKGARAINGSAVKNSVQVKSLQEMCTMESKPKLNCAPDKKSQNETPSPQSSDETTCITSTASKSVGIGESPYRGRRRDSLTPRNVTDSPDEKAEKTSSDFHISTPSAFIKLNLQRTMSPLILSQGSWSSRSRSGSPCLSNRSSPLTTPTRNHSPCPEATQGPFANGVDIQVANLDYRLSRKDLQQLLHDTFSKHGRVKSVKLSPHIDYQLRATVQFGTLQEAIGAVSGLHRHKVCGKRIRVSLVTGNNNKTLSPLSSEIITILQDAPACCLPLLKFTEIYEKKFGHKLGVSDLYKLTDIVAVRDQGNRRLVCLFHSSQARQSPLGSSQSQDGLSATCSPVVFEELEYHEPICKQHSIHHDFSESEFDPDSYKIPFVLLPMKVFAAQVHGLLQTHEGTVPLLSFPECYASQFGRLKLVEEGEGGVPLEHLVTCIPGINIVTAQNGVKIVQWIHNKPPPPNAADPWVQCCKSQVGNPRLIQFSREVVDLMKNQPCCIIPVSKFMATYHHHFAKQCRVSDYGCSQLLELLEAVPHVLQILGMGSKLLLTLTHQAHVKRFTQDLLKLLNSQASKQIVIRDFLQAYRWCFSKDWDVTEYGVCELPDLLGEIPDTTVCVTEEDGDMVISIPKRERTREEVERTKQFAKEVVDLVFHQPHFCMPFNKFIPSYHHHFGRQCRLTYYGFSKLIELFEAIPEVLLVLECGEETILTLTEEEKVKALAAQFVKLLRSQTDNSILMSDLLAEYGKTFGYGMRLQDYDVVSVPTLLQKLCHVVKMVDSPAGRAIQLINRKSLRSLTTQLLVLFMSQDNFSSHLCVDQLLTQYEAVHGPPLNPCEYGFVSVSELLKSLPYLVEVFVSEEDDVQKDYVRLTRLYQFACSVRALLHTYHYQQIFLSEFPSAFSKYTGKGLQHRAYGYSTVEELLGAIPQVVWIKGHGQKKIIVLKNDMKGSSHTDPELLCLSGGSPVDLLCGPVPSCLPSPQLHPDPVLLELADLIQFEERPRNNIVTQDTPTSENKTPDDSNGPRGVSLTSQVQKPSSTILSPVNKPPPPCTLNRAVTESSVMKTSRNKVKLAANFSFAPVT; encoded by the exons ATGAAGCCCAGCCCTGGCTCTGGAAACTCTGAATGTTTCTCTTCCTTTGAGCAGAAAACCCCTTTCACTGAGAAACCG AAGGATTACATGGAAAACAGGAAGCCTGTGTTGGAGCTGAAGGATGTCCCCCTTCCACCACACCATGCCAGCTCCAAACCCTTTCCTGCTGCTCTCCCCAATCCCCCATCCTGTTTCCAGTCACAACAGCAGGAGCCCCGgcaaatgcagcagcagcagggggctGCTAACCCTAAAGTAAGCGCGTGTGTTTGTTGCGAGGGGAGCCTGCGGAACCAACACACTAGCCACAACAACGCTGGATTTGTTAGCAACAGCTTTGGTGGTAGCGGTGGTGGTGTTTCTTTGCATATCAGCAAACCCTTAGACCCCCTTAATGCCAGTAGTTCTGACACAATCACCTGCCAGGTGGGATCGGTTCTCCACCCTCCTATTCCTGCTCTGCAGGATGTGTGCTCTGAAATCCATGGTGTAAGATGCGAGGTCCAGCACCCTACAGTAGCAGCGTCTCAGTCCACTGGGACACACCATCACTTGCCCTGCTGTGAAGGCCTCTTGAGACAGCTACACCCCTTTCCTACAGCACACAGTGGCTTTGGTCAGAGCAAGTTCAATTCGGCTGGGGCCTTTATAGCCGTCCCTCCGCATGATGGGTTCTTGACCTGCTCTAGGTACTATCCCTGCAGAGAGGAATTCATTGCTGGAGCCAGGGCTGAACAACACTTATCACGGGGGGATCTCGCCACCTCTACACACCTTTACACCAAACCTTTGCACCTGAATGTTGAGCACACACTCTGTCTAAAGGGCACTCACTACTGCGGAGAATGTTTGAGGAAG cCTGTCATAGCTCCTGTTGTAGACATAGCAAAAGTCTGGCCAAATATCCCCCCTCCACCAACCCAGTCAGTCTCCATCCCTATCCCCATGTGCAATGGCTGTGGTATCCCAGGCACTGCAGCTGATGGCTTGTTGCTTCTTGGAACAAGCCTTGGCAAATCATCTCAGAAATATG GCTCTCCTGACAGTGAGAATTCGCCCCCTGTTGGTGTATTCTGGGATATTGAGAATTGCTCCGTGCCAAGTGGGCGCTCTGCAATGGCAGTGGTGCAGAGAATCCGGGAGCGATTCTTCAAGGGCCACCGTGAAGCTGAGTTCATCTGCGTGTGTGACATCAGCAAGGAGAACAAAGAGGTCATCCAGGAGCTCAACAACTGTCAG GTGACGGTTGCCCACATCAATGCCACTGCCAAGAATGCTGCTGATGACAAGCTGAGACAGAGCTTGCGACGATTTGCTGACACACACGCTGCTCCGGCCACCATAGTGCTGGTTTCAT ctGATGTCAATTTCGCATGTGAGCTGAGTGATCTCCGACACAGACATGGGTTTCAGGTTATCCTCATACACAAAAACCAGACCTCTGATGCTCTCCTGCAGCATGCAAATCGCCACGTCACTTTTGAGGAACTTGTCTCTGACTTGCCACCCAGAGTACCAGGAAAAACCCAT GCTGTGGAGGAACCCAGATCCCCTAAGAATGCAAGATGTACTGCCAGGCTGTGCCAGAGCATCAGAGACCCTGTGAGTGAGCAGACCTTCAGCCCCAGGAAGGGGGCTCGGGCCATCAACGGCTCAGCAGTGAAGAACAGCGTTCAGGTCAAAAGCCTGCAG GAGATGTGCACCATGGAATCAAAGCCCAAACTGAATTGTGCCCCTGACAAGAAAAGCCAAAATGAGACCCCCTCCCCACAGAGCAGTGATGAAACcacttgcatcacctctacaGCCAGCAAGAGTGTGGGCATTGGGGAGTCCCCTTATAGGGGCCGGAG GAGAGACTCTCTGACTCCTCGCAATGTGACAGACTCGCCTGATGAGAAAGCTGAGAAGACTTCCAGTGACTTTCACATCAGCACCCCTTCAGCCTTTATCAAGCTGAACCTGCAAAGAACAATGAGCCCCCTCATCCTTTCTCAAGGTTCCTGGTCATCCCG CTCCAGGAGTGGATCCCCCTGCCTTTCTAATCGTTCCTCTCCGCTGACGACGCCAACCCGAAATCACAGCCCCTGCCCAGAAGCCACCCAAGGCCCCTTTGCAAATGGAGTGGACATTCAAGTGGCAAACTTGGATTACAGACTGTCCCGGAAGGACCTGCAGCAGCTCCTGCACGACACTTTCTCGAAGCATGGCAGG GTGAAGAGTGTGAAGCTAAGTCCTCACATAGACTACCAGCTGAGGGCCACAGTGCAGTTTGGTACTTTGCAGGAAGCTATTGGTGCAGTGAGCGGGCTGCACCGCCACAAGGTTTGTGGCAAACGTATTCGGGTCTCCCTGGTCACTGGCAACAACAACAAGACTCTTTCCCCCCTCAG tTCTGAAATCATCACTATTCTGCAAGATGCCCCAGCCTGCTGCCTGCCCCTGCTTAAATTCACTGAAATTTATGAGAAAAA ATTTGGGCACAAGCTGGGTGTGTCTGACCTGTACAAGTTAACAGACATTGTGGCTGTGCGAGATCAGGGAAACCGCAGGTTAGTGTGCCTGTTTCACAGCAGTCAGGCACGACAAAGCCCACTAGGATCTTCACAGTCACAAGATGGTTTATCAGCCACCTGCAGCCCAGTGGTATTTGAGGAGCTTGAATACCATGAGCCAATCTGTAAGCAGCACAGCATCCACCATGATTTCAG TGAGAGTGAGTTTGATCCAGATTCCTATAAAATCCCCTTCGTTCTGTTGCCCATGAAGGTGTTTGCTGCCCAGGTGCATGGCCTGCTGCAGACACACGAGGGAACTGTCCCATTGCTCAG TTTCCCTGAGTGCTATGCGTCACAATTCGGCCGTCTCAAGCTGGTGGAGGAGGGGGAAGGAGGTGTCCCTCTAGAGCACCTCGTCACTTGCATCCCCGGCATCAACATTGTCACTGCTCAGAACGGTGTTAAGATAGTACAGTGGATCCACAACAAGCCACCTCCACCTAACGCAG CAGATCCATGGGTTCAGTGCTGCAAGAGTCAAGTTGGGAATCCCCGGCTGATCCAGTTCAGCAGGGAGGTGGTTGACCTGATGAAGAACCAGCCCTGCTGCATCATACCAGTCAGCAAGTTCATGGCCACCTACCACCACCACTTTGCCAAGCAGTGCCGCGTCTCTGACTACGGCTGCTCCCAACTGCTTGAGCTGCTAGAGGCCGTGCCCCACGTACTTCAG ATCCTCGGAATGGGTTCCAAGCTTCTGCTCACCCTGACGCACCAGGCCCATGTGAAGCGTTTCACCCAGGATCTCCTGAAGCTTCTTAATTCCCAGGCCAGCAAACAAATAGTCATCCGGGACTTTTTGCAGGCCTATCGCTG GTGTTTCTCCAAAGACTGGGATGTGACTGAATACGGGGTGTGTGAGCTGCCAGATTTATTAGGAGAAATTCCAGATACTACAGTCTGTGTAACTGAAGAAGACGGTGACATGGTTATCTCAATTCCTAAAAGAG AACGCACCCGGGAGGAGGTGGAGAGGACAAAACAGTTTGCCAAGGAGGTGGTGGACCTTGTTTTCCACCAGCCGCACTTCTGCATGCCCTTCAACAAGTTCATCCCTTCATACCACCACCACTTTGGCCGTCAGTGCAGGCTGACCTACTATGGGTTCAGCAAACTGATAGAGCTCTTTGAAGCCATCCCAGAGGTGCTGCTG GTGCTGGAGTGTGGAGAGGAGACGATCCTGACCCTGACGGAGGAGGAGAAGGTTAAAGCGCTGGCTGCTCAGTTTGTGAAGCTGCTCCGATCCCAGACGGACAACAGCATACTGATGAGTGACCTGCTGGCTGAGTATGGCAAGACCTTTGGCTATGGGATGAGGCTGCAGGACTATGATGTCGTTTCGGTGCCGACGCTGTTGCAGAAACTGTGTCATGTGGTAAAG ATGGTGGACTCTCCGGCTGGCCGGGCGATCCAGCTGATAAACAGAAAGTCTCTGCGTTCCCTCACTACCCAGCTGCTGGTGCTTTTCATGTCCCAGGACAACTTTTCAAGCCATCTCTGCGTTGACCAGCTCCTCACGCAGTATGAGGCAGTCCACGGCCCCCCTCTCAATCCCTGCGAGTACGGCTTTGTGTCTGTCAGTGAGCTGCTCAAAAGCCTGCCCTACCTTGTTGAG GTGTTTGTGAGTGAGGAAGACGATGTGCAGAAGGACTATGTGAGACTGACACGGCTCTACCAGTTTGCCTGCAGTGTCAGGGCCCTGCTGCACACCTACCACTACCAGCAGATCTTCCTAAGTGAATTTCCAAGTGCCTTCAGCAAGTACACAGGAAAGGGGCTGCAGCATCGCGCCTAtggttacagcacagtggaggaGCTTTTGGGAGCCATCCCACAG GTGGTCTGGATAAAAGGTCATGGACAGAAGAAGATAATTGTTCTGAAGAATGACATGAAAG GCTCCAGCCACACTGACCCAGAGCTGTTGTGTTTAAGTGGTG